From the Deltaproteobacteria bacterium genome, the window GTATAACCGATGACGCAACGATTGGAAAGCTGAAATAAAGGTCCGTAGCGGGTGGGGTGCGGGAGTGGAATTCGTTCTCATTCTCTTTGCAACAACTTTTCTCGAAGAACTTGCAGCGGGGAAAGAATCAGGCCACTCCTTCGGAATGTGCTTCCACCGGCTGCAACACCCCCTGACGAACCATCCGGCATAGAAAGTTGCAAACCTCGAAATCGACGAGCGGCGTCCGGGCACAGATTTCGCTCACCGAATGTTCTCCGTCGATCAGACCGAGGATCAGCCCCTGGTCTTCCGTCAGCTGGGCACCCTCCACCGGGATCGTACCTTCTGAGGCATAATCCAGAACCACATCCAGCGAAGGAAGAACCGCACGCATATTCGCCCATTCATCTTCACGATGAGCTCCCTCCATTACAAGACTCATGACATCAAGCGAGAGCGTTTCATTCGGATCGACCGGAGGGGCTTCATTTACGAACTCGAAATGCCCTTCGGGAAAGGCCATCAGGGAATAGACGATCTCCTCCGCCTGGATCCGAAGTGCCTCCTGGAGTCCCCGGCGGTCAATGGCACCGATCTCGATCAAGGCCTGTCCTAAACGCATGGAAGGATTCTGCGCGCAGAGTACCAGCGCACGTCTTCGTTCACTTTTCGTGATCTTTCCGAGTTTGTAAAGCAGATAGCCCAGTTTGTTCTTCTTGTCCCTGTCTCTGCATGAGGCGGAACAAATCTTCCCCTCCCGGATAAAGAGAGATTTCTGTTCATGTTTGTTCTGCACCACAAGGGTCCCCGTATTCTCGCAGGAGGCGAGCAATTGAAGCAGGTCGGGGAAACGAATCTTTTTGAGTTCCCCCCGTATCTCCACCTGATCGCAGTCCGGAGAAGATCCTGCCGAGCGGTTCCCTCCGCCGCATTTTTTTT encodes:
- a CDS encoding DUF4388 domain-containing protein; protein product: MDGSVMVKRVNILVAVLLCFFIGLPAASSQGRLPSHSALHPVITARVAGRKKPVQGITEFLQSGSRLNDFAAEYEETLLRNPLKSPKAGTFHVREPMKVGVAFLFGSQLYYGIFSLGAVVFLLALFLLFLPIVFRRTLYGWMGGSSVPHAVDFGRSDPQKKCGGGNRSAGSSPDCDQVEIRGELKKIRFPDLLQLLASCENTGTLVVQNKHEQKSLFIREGKICSASCRDRDKKNKLGYLLYKLGKITKSERRRALVLCAQNPSMRLGQALIEIGAIDRRGLQEALRIQAEEIVYSLMAFPEGHFEFVNEAPPVDPNETLSLDVMSLVMEGAHREDEWANMRAVLPSLDVVLDYASEGTIPVEGAQLTEDQGLILGLIDGEHSVSEICARTPLVDFEVCNFLCRMVRQGVLQPVEAHSEGVA